Sequence from the Pyrobaculum neutrophilum V24Sta genome:
CCCCCACCAGGCAGCGCCACATAAACCAGAGCCTGAAAAACTCAACCCTAAAACCTCCTCAAACGGCGCGCGTGTTAGCCTCAAAGGGGACACGGCGGATGTGACTCCCACCCCTAAGGCGTGGCTTCCCGAGGGCTCGGCCGTTGCCCGGGGGCCGCGGCGGAGCGGGCACCGCGGCGGGGCGTCCCCCCGCCGGGGCCATCTTGCGTGTTTTTTTGGGCGGCCGTGTGGCGCGTACCGCTATTGCTTTCTCCGCCCTCTTCGCCGCTCTGCCATTAAAGGCTCTAATCCACCCCCGCCCTGATGGCGGGCTGTTGTAAGAGCCGAAGACCTGCCCGCCCGCCGGCCACGGCCGGGGGCCGTCAGTTTTTTATAAGGCTCTCTAGAGATATAACGTGAGTGTTGCAGAGGAGGTTAGGAGGGTTTTGCTTGAGCATCCTGAGATTATTGCTGAGGCTATCGAGGCTAGGCCTGAGGTTCTCTACAGAGCTCTCGCCAGGCTTACGCCGTGGCAAAACCTAGCCACCAAGGAGGACGTGAGATCGCTGAGAGAGGAGATGCAGAAGATAGAGGAGAAGATGGCCACCAAGGACGATATAAAGGATCTTGAAGCAAGGATGGCCACCAGAGAAGACGTGAGAAGACTTGAGGAGCAAGTGGGAGAGGTGAGAAAAGTAATGGCTACGAAGGACGATCTCAAGGCCTTCGCTACAAGGGAGGACGTTAGGAGGCTTGAAGAGCAGCTGGACGAAGTGAGGAGAGTTATGGCTACGAAGGAGGATCTTAAGGGCCTCGCCACAAAGGAGGAGCTCAAGGCGCTTGAGGAGAGGATGGCTACGAAGGAAGATCTGAAGGCTCTTGCCACGAGAGAGGAGCTGAGGGGTCTCGAGGAGAGGATGGCCACAAAGAGGGACGTGGAGGAGCTGTGGAGGGCTATCAACAGGCTGGAGAGGAAGCTGGACGCGCTGGGGGCCAGATGGGGGGTAATCAGCGAGGAGGCGTTTAGGGAGGGGATGAGGGCAATGTTGAGGGAGGCCGGGTGGTCGGTGTCTAAGGAGGTCCTCTACGACAGGGAGGGCTACGTATACGGCACCCCCTCTGAGGTGGACTACGACGTGGTGGTCAGAGACGGGAGGCTGATAATCGTCGAGATCACGTCCTCGCTGAAGCGGAGCGACCTGCCCACCATAGTGAAGAAGAGGGAGCTCTACGAGAGGGCCAGGGGGGCCAAGGTAGCCGCCGTCTACGTAGTCACCCCCTACATAGACGACAGATACCCCGAGCGGGTAAAGGCCATGGCCAAAGACCTAGGGCTGGAGGTGGTCTACCCGGCCCCACCCCAGGAGTAGCAACAGATAGAGGGTCAGGGATTTGGGAACACCTGCGGCGGCGCGGTAACGAAGGCCTCTGGTGGACGGCTCAGTCATCTCGCCGGCTGGGGTCGTTGAGTTGCGGTTCGCCTACAGCCGCTAGAGGTCTCCGGGGGCTACGATGTCTATGCCGTACTCCTTTGCCTTGGCTCTGACCAGGTCTGGGTTTCTGTCGTGTATAAACGGCGTCACCACTATCACTCTGTCCAGCGGCCTGCCGGCTGTCCGCTGGTAGAGCTCCGCCTTCTTTTTGATGTACTGGAGATCTCCCCTCTTGAGGGCGGCTGTGAGCTCTACAGCTATTGTTTTGCCGTCTTTAGCCACGACGTCTAGCTCCACCTCCGCCGGGTAGCCGTATACGTAGCCCTCGCCGTCGTAGTAGACCCACCGCTCCACCGTGTATCCCGCGTCGCGGAGGAGCTCCCTCACCCCCTCTCTATATACATCCTCGCTAACTACCCCCCATCTAGCCCCCAGCGCGTTGACATACGCCATGATGCGTTTTTCAAACGCCACATGTTCATCCTTCGTAACCATAACTCTTCTCACCTCTCCCACTTGCTCCTCAAGTCTTCTCACGTCTTCTCTGGTGGCCATCCTTGCTTCAAGATCCTTTATATCGTCCTTGGTGGCCATCTTGGCCTCAAGGGCTCTCAGCTCCTCTCTCGTGGCAAGAGCCTTCAGATCTTCCTTCGTCGCCACTCTAGCCTCAAGAGTCTTTAGATCCTCTTTAGTGGCGAAGGCCTTTATATCGTCCTTGGTGGCCATTTTGGCCTCAAGAGTCTTAACCTCCTCCTTGGTGGCCATCTCTCTCCTCGTCTCCTCAAGCCGATCCTCAAGCCTACTGACGTCGTCTTTAGTTGCCAAGTGTTTTAGGTCATCTTTGGTGGCCATCTTCTCCTCTATCTTCTGCATCTCCTCTCTCAGCGATCTCACGTCCTCCTTGGTGGCTAGGTTTTGCCACGGCGTAAGCCTGGCGAGAGCTCTGTAGAGAACCTCAGGCCTAGCCTCGATAGCCTCAGCAATAATCTCAGGATGCTCAAGCAAAACCCTCCTCACCTCCTCTACCACGTATATACATTTTTGTTTTTTAATAACTTATCGCCCTCCAGAAGTCTAGTTCGTATCTCTGGATCGCCTTTGCTACGAAGCGGTATCTTGGCCAGTCGAGGTGGCGCTGCGCCACCCCCTCGGCCAGCTCCTCCAGCTCTGTGTAGGGGCCTGCGAAGAGGTCCATGAACCTGGTGTTTCTCACGCCGTTTTGCCTCGCCCACGCGGCGAAGGCGGCGCAGTTCTGGCCCCACACTGGGAGGTTTACGGCGGCGGCTACGGCTAGGTCCCCCATGGTGCCGTTTAGCGCCAGCCAGGAGAGGAAGTGGGTGTAGGCCACGGCGGTGGGGTCAAGCAGATCCCAGGAGAACTCCACGCCGAGCTCTGCGGCGAGTTCCCAGAAGGCCTTTAGGGCTTCCCAGTCGCCGTCTATGAGCATCTTGGCTAGTCTGTACTCGTCTGGTTCTCTGGCCTTGGCCATGGCGGCTGAGAGGGCCTTCAGGTCGTGGGGGACTATGTAGAGCTGGTTGGCGACGAAGCGCCTAAGCGCCTCGCGGCTGGGCTTGGCGGCGGCTAGTATCTCCCTGTTTAGGGGCTCGAGCTCCCGCCTAAGCGTCTCAATGACCCTCATAGGCGGCCTGCCAGAACTTGAGCTCGTATATCGACGCCTGTCTGAAGTAGGGCCAGAGGGCCTCCGGCGGCGCGCCGGAGCTTTCCAGCAGGGCGCGTAGCTTCTCCACGAGGGCGTTGTACTCCGGCGTTAGGTAGACCGAGGCCCACCTC
This genomic interval carries:
- a CDS encoding DUF3782 domain-containing protein, with the translated sequence MVEEVRRVLLEHPEIIAEAIEARPEVLYRALARLTPWQNLATKEDVRSLREEMQKIEEKMATKDDLKHLATKDDVSRLEDRLEETRREMATKEEVKTLEAKMATKDDIKAFATKEDLKTLEARVATKEDLKALATREELRALEAKMATKDDIKDLEARMATREDVRRLEEQVGEVRRVMVTKDEHVAFEKRIMAYVNALGARWGVVSEDVYREGVRELLRDAGYTVERWVYYDGEGYVYGYPAEVELDVVAKDGKTIAVELTAALKRGDLQYIKKKAELYQRTAGRPLDRVIVVTPFIHDRNPDLVRAKAKEYGIDIVAPGDL
- a CDS encoding PD-(D/E)XK nuclease family protein, translated to MSVAEEVRRVLLEHPEIIAEAIEARPEVLYRALARLTPWQNLATKEDVRSLREEMQKIEEKMATKDDIKDLEARMATREDVRRLEEQVGEVRKVMATKDDLKAFATREDVRRLEEQLDEVRRVMATKEDLKGLATKEELKALEERMATKEDLKALATREELRGLEERMATKRDVEELWRAINRLERKLDALGARWGVISEEAFREGMRAMLREAGWSVSKEVLYDREGYVYGTPSEVDYDVVVRDGRLIIVEITSSLKRSDLPTIVKKRELYERARGAKVAAVYVVTPYIDDRYPERVKAMAKDLGLEVVYPAPPQE
- a CDS encoding TenA family transcriptional regulator, with the translated sequence MRVIETLRRELEPLNREILAAAKPSREALRRFVANQLYIVPHDLKALSAAMAKAREPDEYRLAKMLIDGDWEALKAFWELAAELGVEFSWDLLDPTAVAYTHFLSWLALNGTMGDLAVAAAVNLPVWGQNCAAFAAWARQNGVRNTRFMDLFAGPYTELEELAEGVAQRHLDWPRYRFVAKAIQRYELDFWRAISY